The genomic stretch TGCGCTTCCACCATGTCTGAACAAGCTCAAGACATAACCAGTACATACAAAAGACAAACCGAATTAAGCTAAAGGTTCAATACTCATATTTATAAGAAAGCTTAGTTAATAGCTATAATCCCAATCGAAAACCATAACTGATGAAACAAACACAACTCTCTCCCGAAAGGGACACTTATATAACCCATGAAAAAAAGTCTCCCATGGGCTAGGAGCCTCAGTTGAAACTGTTACTCTATCAGTGTCGACAGACGCCTCTTCCCACTGTTAACTTTATAAAATTGTTGGTTCTAAAGTGTAAGGATTAAACAATCTACATTTTCTGTTACTGGTTAACTGCTCTTCTCCATGGATATATGccgtatataatatttattttcacaCTAAAACTTATATGATACATATTTCACAACAGCCTCAATAACATGGAAACCAAATTTCACTTATCAATATCTGAATCAGACAGCAATTTACAAGGGACATTGGTCAAAGCATTACTAGAACCCCTTTTGTTTAGTATGTTCTCAAATCTACTTGTGATGTGTTGTGAACTCACAATCAACTATAGTGCACTCATAGATCTTGATGTCGCTCAAGAAAGTGTATGCCCATCCCTGAACTAATGCTATGTATTTCTAGTTCCTGTGTCAAAAGCTTGTCCAGAAAATTTGGAAGTGTATAACCAGAGTAATTATATGTATTACACAATCCTAGCAATTTGTGCCGCCGACATGCTACACAATGAATCTAGATTAACACACTTGGTCTTCACAATGTATAGTAGTGGCTCTATCTAGCGGCCATTGCTCCAGAACATCAAAAGATCGATGGGAAAAAGCACATCAACTCCTTACACCAAATGCAAATCCTATTTCAAGATTAAATTCACAACCTAAGATACCtcaagcaattttttttttatagtaaagaactcaaataatttcattaacTCTATGGAAAATCACACAATTTAGTAGCTATATAGCAAGAAGAACCAAAATGTTACGGATTTAGAAACGGAAGTAAAAGTTCAATggcaaagtaaataaataaaaactgaaATGAGGGCAAGACACAAGCCCTAACCTTTTCGGCCGGATATCAGATTTTAGCGGTTCGGCTCCGGGGGCAAGGGCCGATTAAACCCTCCCCTCCTATTCATGTACTGCCTCGGTTGCCGCTTAGTCACCGCCCTCACCCCACTCACGTCGTTGCCTGCCACCGGCTTCCCTTTGGTGGAATCAAACCCTAGCGGGATCCCTAGCATCTTCATCATCTCCACCTCGTCGGGGTCCGCGTCCGTCGGCGCTGCTGCCTCTCCGTCCCTTTGATCGTCGCCCGCCTGCTTCTTCTGCTCCTTAGGGCCGCCTTCGGCGTGTTCCGAGGCGGAGGAGCGGCGGCGGTCGCGATCGTCATCGCTGCCCTCCCGGCGGCGCTTGTGGCGGTGGGTGTCTGGGGAAGGTGAgcggcggtggtggcggcggcggtggcgctcGGCCGAACGGGAGCGGGACCTCGACAGGGACCTGGATCGCGACCGCTTCCGGTGGTCTCGATCTCTGTTCCGTTCCCTATCTCGATCTCGGTTTCGATCTCTCTCGCGGTCGCGATCCCTGTCCCTGTCCCTCTCTCGGTCGCGGTCCCGAAGCTTCTCCCTCTCCCTTCGCCTCTCCGACATCTCCCTCACACCCCCGGAAGGAGTTTGAGCTGTGGAAATGAATACAGCGCTGCTCTTTTTATCGAAGGAAAGCCGCGCCAAACACGAAAAACTATCGGGGAAACGGGTCGGATGCGAATCCAAGACTGGAGAAACTATACCCGGGTCCGATAATGATCGGCCATGAGCGTGGAGTTATTACAGTGCACGGATACcagttttgtattttatttaattaaaatggATGACGGTTATATATCAATCAACATGTAAGTGAATAATTAATATTCCTGCCAAAGAAGCCTTTCTAAGTATATATGGAAAAGGGAAAGatgacaataaaataaaataattcataCATACTCATTTACTTAGTTTATTAAATACATAAACTTTCTTTTGGTACATATTTATGTAATCACATCTGACTTAGAAAACAGAGGAAAAAGACTTCTTTTTGCCTATCTCATCGTCAGCCCAACACTTCAGCGTTGATACAAAGACATCCTCTGTAGACAAACactgtatcatatatatatatatatatatatatataaacaaatcaATTTATCTTTTGAGAATCATGTCACTAAATCACTTGCAACACTTGCATCTTTATTTTGCAAATGATCACATTATTCCAACTTCCAACAAAATTTGGCAGGGGAATAACAAAGTGGATGTATATGTTCCTGCAAAGAGACCCTATTTACACCTTTTCTTGTTTTTTATTCAGTCAAAGGTTAAAAAAACATCTGACGCATATCAACCATTGTATGCGGACTTGAAATGATATTCATCAACTGTAGAATAAATGTAGCCCACATCCACAAGATAGTTAATTGCATTGCTGCATTGGAAGATGGAAAATAAACATCACAGATCCTACCTTGGAATGTTGAAATTAAGATGAAATAAGAGACTCACATGACCGTATTCTTCGGTATCCCCAATTTTCTGACAATCTCATCAACGTGCAAACCATTTTCACGGCCTCTGATAACATAACATCTTTAGGTCAGGAAATCAAAAGCAACGTCTGGGATATAGGGACGGGTACATCTACTAAAGTAAGTCCACAAGAAAAAGAATTTAAAGGTAATTACACAAGATTTGTGTCTAATGTCTCTGCGGTAGTCATACAGAATACGAATTGTCACAAAGAAGAGTGAGACTATTGAGTTGCTGGATAGAGACTTCAAAAAGAAATTAAGGGAGGACAGAAGTGAAAACAACCAAATACAAAAGAACAAATGCATTAATTTCCATGAGATGGcacaaaagaaaaacaataataCTATAGGAGGTAATTGCTTATATGCTGGCCTTCAGCGGGTGACAGATAACCATAACtaattaaaaaatagaaaaaataagtgAAACGAACAGTTCTCTTGTAGAAAGAGCCTACTAATGCAATTGCTTCCAAATCACAATGGAGAGACCAGCGAGTATAAAGcactacaaatatacatatatccaTATCTAGATAATAAGGAAATATCTACACACAGCACAAGCAACAAGTTTTGCCTGCTTCGGCACCTTAATGACGTTTTAGAATAGAAGTTAATGTAGAGAGAGACCATAAGCAACATTGCAAGAAACAATTTATAATAGACTTCTTCAAGATTTCATTTTCTGCaggctcatatatatatatataacaacgcAGATGAGTAGCATAACTTACAGGTTTGCTGGCTCTTGGAAAACCCCCCAAACAATGTTGCAAATGTTGTTCCCAGGTCCATCCATGGCTACATAAGCAGAAAACTGACCAGGAAAACTAAGGATGGTTACCCTAATTGCTAGTGTCTCATGAATCTTTGGTAAACTAATAAAGCTCAGTCATActaggaagaagaaaagaaattgaGTTTTAGGACAAGTCACTTGGTGGGAAAAAGGAGCTGGGTATTCTTTTGCTCCATTAGGAAAAGATGAGGCCGCAGTTAGATTTGTTGGTATCTGAGCAGAACCTCCTCCCTGttcaaatgaaaagaaaaggacaTTGATTCAAGCTTTTCAACCATTTGAACGGTTAATGTCTAGACACACAGGCATCACCACAAAAGATAGGATATATTGCATATCACTATTTTCTGTAAGCTACATGGTGGATATGTTAGCACGAAGGCATTGTCACAATTTCAAATGTGTTTCGCAAGTACCATTATTTTCTTGACATCCATATGTACAAATATGCATTCGATGAAGTGGAGCACAACCTCATTGAAGTCATTCACAGGCCTGAAAAGAAAAGGTATCCCGAGGGTGTAATTTCTCCCAACAAAATGATGCAACAGATTGAAATTGCATGGTTCTGTAAAtaaggtttttttttctttgaactgCAGTATGCAATTCATGATTTCCTCACTAATAGAGGAATATCCACTAGTTGAACTCTTAAAATAACAAACCGTCAAGAAGAACCTAAATACAGCATAATCTACCTGGTTTCTTTACCCTATATTTCAACCAAACTAAGCAAGCAAGCAGATAGTGCTAAATAAGTATCCtaatggaaaaaaaaaggaaaggaagaggcTGATCATGATTGAAGAATCTAAAATTCCAGCTTTTTATCATAGTTGTTCGGCTACATATAGACAATTCTGATACAGATTTCCACAAACCAAGGGAAGATGCCATCACTCAATCAAAGTAGGCAAATCAAAATTATCAATATCCTTGGGACTGTGTGCATTGAATTTTTTATGGTCTACAAGCCTCAAAGTTTGAAATGGCACTAATGAAAGATTCTCTTTACTTGAGACTGCCAAACTGAAGATGGATGTGATAACTGTAGGTTTATCAAATTAAGTCACGTCAAACATTAATCATGGCCAATGCTTAATCAActtaaaaaacagaatactaagaTTACAGGGCCTCTACATATTATCATACTAAAGACTTTGTTGTCAATTGGTTGATTACAAGTACATCTAGTCTTACACAACATCAACATTGTTGTCTCATCAAATTCTAGAATCATGGAGCACAACTCAAAGCCTTCCAGAAAAGGAATGAGCACTGTAAAACCCATTATCTAACTTATTACCATTTAGTAGTTATGTGAATTTCCTAGTCTCTGGATCATTCAAGGTATATGTAGTAAATTAGTCTTTCATCCTTCTGAGTATTACGTAACATAGGTTTACCTTGTTATAACAGACAGATTTGAGAAATAAAGGTGAGAACAGACAAGGAACATAAGAACAACTATACATACTCCCTAGGCAGTTCATTTATTCTATACCACACATATAACACAAGATCCTTGTATTGACAGGGATAGACCACCAGGAAGCAAAACAAATAGCAAGCCCTGATAGGGCTTATGGTTTTTGTAGCATGTTTGTAAGCAACAATTATACAGCAAGCAGAAGCTACATGGAGTCAAGGGAATATAGTTAAGACTTAATATACACCAAAGGAATGTAGCTAAATTATAGCATTCAACAAAAAGATAATGGTTAAACCAAAGTAAAATACGAAGGCACTGTCTTAATTGCAGATTAGAACAGCACATAAACGTCACATCATACAAGAAGATTCAGGTGTCTTACCGAACCGAAAATGCAGATGCATGCCTTTTGCTGTGGAATCCTTTCAAATGACCATGAACTTTTACATAAATCCCATTTCTTTAGCATCAAAAAGAGTATACCAACATAAAGTAAGGCTCTTATTAGAAAgactaagacattaaaatattcttaattcGAAAAAGAACCATTACGCAGCACCTACTGGATAGCTGTCACTTCATTCGCATCAGGGGCTTCATTAATCCTATAGAATCGGTCAGCAAGAAGTACGTACCAACATCATTGTTCAgtttatgaaaaataaattaaacaaaaattacaTGAGAAAATGATCACCATCTATTGATGTCAATCCGACCGGTTCCATCATCAAGCGTGAAGGTGACATCAGTGACCCTCTCCACCTTATTCATCACCAATCCCAAAAGCCGAACCTACAGTCGCCCAATCAAACCCCAGTCGATTCACTGTTAGCTCCGGATAAGGGGTTTTAAGAGGTAGGGTTTGATCGAGAAAGAACAAGGATCGGATCACATTAGTGACATCAACTCCATCAATGGAGAGCGCGGATTTGTCGACGCCGGAGTGGTAGGCAGCGGCAATCTGCTTCGCCGTCAGCGGGAGCACTCCTTGAGACCCACGATTCTGCGACGAGTAGCGGCGATGGGAGTGCTAATGCCATAGATCGAGAAAGGGAGGATCCGTGAGGTACCTTGGCGGGGTATGAGGGGTCGGCGGCGATCTGGGTGCCCGGAGTGGGCATGAAAGCGGTTCCGGTGAAGAGGCGAGGCGGAGCTCCATGGAACTGCCTCTGGATCATTGCCGCTATTTCTATGTAGAGATTCAACGGAAAAGCTGCGCCTAAACGCAGGTTGTTAGGAAGAGGAACGACGAAAAACGATCGACTCCTAAAATGCGTAGGCATCGGATGGCGGGAGAAGTGgagtatttattttatatataggaGTGCAAATTACTTATATACCCctctacatgtatacatacatatatatatatatatatatatatatacactaaaaATTAAGAACTAAATATATAACATCACCAACCAGTGCAAAAAGGGACCAATAAACCCAATCAAACAGGGTTAAGTAGGCATTCCAAAACCTCCACTGAGTTGAGACACTAATGATGCAACACAAAGAAAGACCAACAGTTTGTATACTTAATGTTTAAGGATATTAAACACACAGACTTCATATCATTAATTACTTACAACCATGACACAATGAAAAACTGCAACCATGATTGATGGCAGCCAAAGGCCAAGTAGCAATGCATTTTTCTTGTCACTATCTTAGCAATGATCCATAGTAGCACTCGAACTCTGTAAAAAGGCATAATATAATAGGGAATCAAAGtatttaagaaaatattaagTAAATAGGATATTCATATTACAGGGAAGAGCTGTTTATGTCATACAAAAAGCAAACTGTGACTATTTTGATTGCTTTTGGAGAGATGAGTTGATAAATTTTCAAAGACAGTTCACATCACTGATACCCAAAGGAGCAAATATCAACATGCAAACAATGGAAAACATTTGCAGAGGAACTTATTTATTGTATATTCTATCCCCCTAAAATGGACTGACCACTGCCCAAAGGACCAATTTGTCAGTAATGCATTGACTGCTTCGAAGCATTGATACACTATCATAAACTGCATTCATCAGACATGTTTTTAACTCTATAATCCACACACCAGTGTTGAAAAAGTTTGCTGCTGCATGACAAAAACACAATAACAGTTTCAGAAATAAGCAAATGAAAGGAagaaatggagataataatttacttcaCTGAGATAATAATTTACCTCACTGGTAAGTTATTAGACAGAATGTCCTCTATCGACGAGCTCTTTTGGTTTATTGACTTTACTACTTTCCTTAT from Musa acuminata AAA Group cultivar baxijiao chromosome BXJ1-3, Cavendish_Baxijiao_AAA, whole genome shotgun sequence encodes the following:
- the LOC135617173 gene encoding uncharacterized protein LOC135617173 codes for the protein MSERRREREKLRDRDRERDRDRDRDRERDRNRDRDRERNRDRDHRKRSRSRSLSRSRSRSAERHRRRHHRRSPSPDTHRHKRRREGSDDDRDRRRSSASEHAEGGPKEQKKQAGDDQRDGEAAAPTDADPDEVEMMKMLGIPLGFDSTKGKPVAGNDVSGVRAVTKRQPRQYMNRRGGFNRPLPPEPNR
- the LOC135636578 gene encoding replication protein A 32 kDa subunit A-like, encoding MIQRQFHGAPPRLFTGTAFMPTPGTQIAADPSYPAKNRGSQGVLPLTAKQIAAAYHSGVDKSALSIDGVDVTNVRLLGLVMNKVERVTDVTFTLDDGTGRIDINRWINEAPDANEVTAIQNGIYVKVHGHLKGFHSKRHASAFSVRPVNDFNEVVLHFIECIFVHMDVKKIMGGGSAQIPTNLTAASSFPNGAKEYPAPFSHQFSAYVAMDGPGNNICNIVWGVFQEPANLGRENGLHVDEIVRKLGIPKNTVINAINYLVDVGYIYSTVDEYHFKSAYNG